A part of Methanothermobacter thermautotrophicus genomic DNA contains:
- a CDS encoding glycosyltransferase family 2 protein, translating into MRVCAVVVTYNRKKLLIECLEALRRQTRPLDAIYIIDNASTDGTPQLLQEQGYIKTQESEMTKIENLHDGRLIKVVYVRMKENVGGAGGFHEGVKRAFHDRYDWIWLMDDDAEPLPDTLKKLLHQALDHVSAVCSTVLDKSNNILLNHRGHANLENIFPLIQEPIKEDLYSKKSSVEIDTASFVGILINRKKIERIGFPKKEFFIHHDDIEYCMRLRNEGKIILVTDSIILHKEASKKLIKKKFQGKTRHIVPFENLWLNYYGIRNLTYLGTIYSKRKVKFYVSLFRNFVLMVGGILLLSDNKYKRLKFLINAYLDGLRGRFDNEKPRRILYG; encoded by the coding sequence TTGAGGGTCTGTGCAGTGGTCGTGACCTACAACCGCAAAAAGTTGTTAATTGAATGTTTGGAGGCTTTAAGGAGGCAGACAAGGCCTCTCGACGCTATTTATATTATTGATAATGCGTCGACTGATGGAACACCACAGCTGCTGCAAGAGCAAGGTTACATAAAAACCCAAGAAAGTGAGATGACAAAAATAGAAAACCTTCATGATGGTAGGTTAATAAAAGTGGTTTATGTGCGCATGAAGGAAAACGTTGGAGGGGCGGGCGGTTTTCATGAGGGTGTGAAAAGAGCCTTCCATGATAGATACGACTGGATATGGCTCATGGATGATGATGCCGAACCACTCCCAGATACTCTAAAGAAACTTCTTCATCAAGCACTCGATCATGTTTCAGCTGTCTGCTCCACTGTTCTCGATAAGAGTAACAATATCCTCCTGAATCACAGAGGGCATGCAAACCTTGAAAACATTTTCCCATTAATACAGGAGCCCATAAAAGAAGATTTATATTCTAAAAAAAGTTCTGTGGAAATAGATACCGCATCCTTCGTGGGAATATTGATTAACAGAAAAAAAATAGAGAGGATAGGATTTCCCAAAAAGGAATTTTTCATTCATCATGATGACATTGAATATTGCATGAGACTGAGGAATGAAGGAAAAATAATTCTAGTTACAGATAGTATAATTCTGCATAAAGAGGCCTCAAAAAAATTAATAAAAAAGAAATTCCAGGGTAAAACCCGTCACATTGTGCCCTTTGAAAACCTATGGCTCAACTATTATGGGATTAGAAATTTAACATATCTTGGAACTATCTACTCTAAAAGAAAAGTGAAGTTCTACGTATCCCTATTTAGAAATTTTGTGTTGATGGTAGGGGGGATACTGTTATTATCCGATAACAAGTACAAGCGCTTGAAATTCCTCATAAATGCATACCTTGATGGCCTCAGGGGTAGATTTGATAATGAGAAACCCCGCAGGATACTCTACGGGTGA
- the glf gene encoding UDP-galactopyranose mutase, with translation MFRYIIVGAGLAGSVMAERIASQLGEKVLVVERRNHIGGNCYDERDDNGILVHRYGPHILHTDSEEVFEYLSAFTGWREYQHRVLGSIDGTRVPLPFNLDSLRMLFPPSLAERLEEKMIEEYGFGSRVPIMELMGCGDPDIEFLADYVYRKVFLNYTMKQWGLEPGDIDPGVTARVPIVLSRDDRYFNDRYQALPVDGYTAMIGRMLDHPCIKLMLNTSHDEVLELRDGRIHFMGSEFRGKLIFTGKIDELFGYRYGELPYRSLDLRFESLDMEWFQEAATVNYPNDYDFTRITEFKHLHPADSRRTTLLREYPCRHVEGENEPFYPVFTDETRAKYEGYLELAREFEDLILVGRLAEYRYYDMDDIVLRALRVFEEMID, from the coding sequence ATGTTCAGGTACATAATTGTTGGCGCAGGACTTGCAGGGTCGGTGATGGCCGAGAGGATAGCCAGCCAGCTGGGAGAGAAGGTGCTGGTGGTTGAGAGGAGGAACCATATAGGTGGTAACTGCTACGATGAAAGGGATGATAACGGGATACTGGTACACAGGTACGGACCCCACATCCTCCACACAGACAGTGAGGAGGTCTTCGAGTACCTCTCAGCTTTCACCGGGTGGAGGGAGTACCAGCACCGCGTCCTTGGCTCCATAGACGGGACCAGGGTCCCCCTACCATTCAACCTGGACTCGCTGAGGATGCTCTTCCCCCCATCACTGGCGGAGAGGCTTGAGGAGAAGATGATTGAGGAGTACGGCTTCGGTTCAAGGGTCCCGATAATGGAGCTCATGGGATGCGGCGACCCTGACATAGAGTTCCTGGCAGACTACGTCTACAGGAAGGTCTTCCTCAACTACACCATGAAGCAGTGGGGCCTGGAACCAGGGGATATAGACCCGGGGGTCACAGCCAGGGTCCCCATTGTACTGTCAAGGGATGACCGCTACTTCAATGACAGGTACCAGGCCTTGCCAGTGGATGGCTACACAGCCATGATAGGGAGGATGCTGGACCACCCCTGCATAAAGCTGATGCTCAACACAAGCCACGACGAGGTCCTCGAGTTGAGGGATGGGAGGATCCACTTCATGGGCTCTGAGTTCAGGGGTAAGCTCATATTCACGGGTAAGATAGATGAGCTCTTCGGCTACAGGTACGGTGAGCTACCCTACAGGTCACTGGACCTCAGGTTCGAGTCCCTTGACATGGAGTGGTTCCAGGAGGCCGCTACTGTGAACTACCCCAACGACTATGACTTCACAAGGATCACAGAGTTCAAACACCTCCACCCGGCAGATTCCAGGAGGACGACGCTGCTGAGGGAGTACCCCTGCAGACACGTGGAGGGGGAAAACGAGCCCTTCTACCCGGTATTCACAGATGAGACCCGGGCGAAGTATGAAGGGTACCTTGAACTCGCCAGAGAATTTGAGGACCTGATACTGGTGGGGAGGCTTGCAGAGTACCGCTACTATGACATGGATGATATAGTGCTGAGGGCCCTCAGGGTCTTTGAGGAGATGATAGATTGA
- a CDS encoding glycyl-radical enzyme activating protein: protein MDELLITGIQRFSVHDGPGIRTTVFLKGCTLRCPWCCNPENIRGEPEVYFKAEKCIGCLECVRRCSFLDKPGDIFRFPEHLECAGSCPSAAMGVYGEVKGADDVAEVILRDLDYYISSGGGVTFSGGEPLLQAEAILKVTSRTGDVHTAVETSLFAPMESVGRLRGEVDLFIVDVKILDEARCREVTGGDLEVFRRNLEGLSDERVLIRFPAVKPYTFNRENIRALIRFLKESGVDYIEVLGIHRLGLEKYRSLNLQMPEFSAPRDDEIKKLKWLLEKESIRMNYLKI from the coding sequence GTGGATGAACTCCTGATAACAGGCATACAGAGGTTCAGCGTCCATGATGGGCCCGGTATAAGGACCACGGTGTTCCTCAAGGGGTGCACCCTCAGGTGCCCCTGGTGCTGCAACCCCGAAAATATAAGGGGGGAACCGGAGGTCTACTTCAAGGCAGAAAAATGCATCGGCTGCCTGGAATGTGTGAGGAGATGCAGCTTCCTTGATAAACCAGGGGACATATTCAGGTTCCCTGAACACCTTGAGTGCGCCGGGAGCTGCCCTTCAGCTGCGATGGGTGTCTACGGTGAGGTCAAGGGAGCAGATGATGTTGCAGAGGTCATCCTTCGTGACCTTGACTACTACATCTCCAGTGGCGGTGGTGTCACCTTCTCCGGGGGAGAACCCCTCCTCCAGGCCGAGGCGATACTGAAAGTTACCTCCAGAACAGGTGACGTCCACACAGCAGTTGAGACATCACTCTTCGCCCCCATGGAATCAGTTGGGAGGTTAAGGGGTGAGGTGGACCTCTTCATCGTTGACGTGAAGATACTGGATGAGGCCAGGTGCCGGGAGGTTACAGGCGGCGACCTTGAGGTCTTCAGGAGGAACCTTGAGGGGCTCTCAGATGAGAGGGTCCTGATAAGGTTCCCTGCGGTGAAGCCCTACACCTTCAACAGGGAGAACATAAGGGCCCTCATCAGATTCCTCAAGGAATCTGGGGTGGATTACATTGAGGTCCTGGGTATACACAGGCTTGGACTTGAGAAGTACCGGAGTCTGAACCTCCAGATGCCTGAGTTCTCAGCCCCCCGGGATGATGAGATAAAAAAATTGAAGTGGCTCCTTGAGAAAGAATCCATAAGGATGAATTATCTGAAAATTTAG
- a CDS encoding pyruvate formate lyase family protein translates to MKKTMLNIARRTPLFPYLRAYYTLYLKQGLGPSLKTRIIGSHRKDILERRVHQLEKVCRNSRIHFNPGERFFYSIDTRIHVMETPGYRRLGNLTPDYGFLLERGLEGIGDMIDRAHDGDYTGVLRRSLRAVRLYLDRCREHSPEIAEKLGRVPLRPAETLEEALQSILFMNSLLWMYGHPLIGLGRLDSILEDYHEDPEESRELIRDFILSISSYYEFKSNVLPGDTGQVIVLGGDCNDLTGIFLEVMGELRLPDPKVVLRVNSKTPDEIWELSYRCLREGLGYPLFSNDDVMVDALSRYYSRSDALNYGTSACWEPLIPGRSSDQNNLANLNLLEPLEKALHGFRGEFDELLEGYRQELHRYIDEVIDNVESVRDEPSPLLSLLFPDCISNSRDIALGGAAYSINGVLTVGMGNLVNSLLNIRRLCYDEKIMDIGEVEDVLREDFRSAEPLRVSLEVMGPMYGMDEDDVVELTNTIIQMLDEKLEGRYKFGLSSPGYITVGESTGASFDGRRSGDPLGVHISPIRFTEGMSYTEVLNFAAALDYRKAFNGGVVDIMVDRPFLDRAGDEFIELIRTGLRRGVMQLQVNVVDPEILLRARDNPELYPDLIVRVWGFSAYFRDLPEEYRDLLVRRALEYSGHGGYSG, encoded by the coding sequence ATGAAGAAGACCATGCTGAATATCGCCAGGAGAACACCACTCTTTCCATATTTAAGGGCCTATTACACGTTATACCTGAAGCAGGGCCTGGGGCCCTCCCTTAAAACCAGGATCATCGGCTCCCACAGGAAGGACATACTGGAAAGGAGGGTCCATCAGCTTGAGAAGGTCTGCAGGAACTCCCGCATACACTTCAATCCCGGTGAAAGGTTCTTCTACAGCATAGACACCCGCATCCATGTCATGGAGACACCAGGTTACAGGCGCCTCGGGAACCTCACACCAGACTACGGGTTCCTGCTTGAGAGGGGCCTTGAGGGTATCGGGGATATGATAGACCGGGCACATGATGGCGATTACACCGGGGTCCTGAGAAGATCCCTCAGGGCAGTCAGGCTGTACCTGGATAGGTGCCGTGAACATTCACCTGAAATCGCAGAGAAACTCGGAAGGGTTCCCCTCAGGCCAGCAGAGACCCTCGAGGAGGCCCTCCAGTCCATACTGTTCATGAATTCCCTTCTCTGGATGTATGGTCACCCCCTGATTGGCCTTGGAAGGCTTGACAGTATCCTAGAAGACTACCATGAGGATCCTGAGGAGTCCCGTGAACTCATAAGGGACTTCATACTGAGCATCTCATCCTACTATGAATTCAAGAGCAACGTCCTCCCAGGTGACACAGGGCAGGTCATCGTCCTTGGAGGTGACTGCAACGATCTCACAGGGATATTCCTGGAGGTCATGGGGGAGCTCAGACTGCCTGACCCCAAGGTTGTCCTCAGGGTTAACAGCAAAACACCCGATGAAATCTGGGAGCTCAGCTACCGGTGCCTCAGGGAGGGCCTCGGTTATCCCCTCTTCTCCAATGACGATGTTATGGTGGATGCCCTTAGCCGGTACTACAGCAGATCCGACGCCCTCAACTACGGGACATCTGCCTGCTGGGAGCCCCTAATCCCCGGGAGGTCCTCTGACCAGAACAACCTGGCAAACCTGAACCTGCTGGAGCCCCTTGAGAAGGCCCTCCATGGATTCAGGGGGGAATTCGATGAACTCCTTGAAGGGTACCGCCAGGAACTGCACAGGTACATCGATGAAGTTATAGATAATGTGGAGTCTGTCAGGGATGAACCATCACCCCTCCTCTCACTCCTCTTCCCGGACTGTATCAGTAACTCAAGGGACATTGCCCTGGGGGGTGCGGCCTACTCCATCAATGGAGTGCTGACAGTGGGGATGGGGAACCTGGTAAACTCCCTCCTCAACATAAGGAGGCTATGCTATGATGAGAAAATCATGGATATCGGTGAGGTTGAAGATGTGCTCAGGGAGGATTTCAGGTCCGCAGAACCACTGAGGGTGAGCCTTGAGGTGATGGGCCCCATGTATGGCATGGATGAGGATGATGTGGTGGAACTGACAAATACCATCATCCAGATGCTGGATGAGAAGCTCGAGGGAAGATACAAGTTCGGTTTAAGTTCACCCGGCTACATAACGGTGGGGGAATCCACAGGGGCATCCTTTGATGGCAGACGCTCCGGTGACCCCCTCGGTGTCCACATCTCCCCCATCAGGTTCACCGAAGGGATGTCCTATACAGAGGTCCTCAACTTTGCAGCGGCCCTGGACTACAGGAAGGCCTTCAATGGTGGTGTTGTTGATATAATGGTTGACAGACCATTCCTGGACCGTGCAGGGGATGAATTCATTGAACTCATAAGGACGGGCCTCCGTAGGGGTGTAATGCAGCTTCAGGTGAACGTGGTGGACCCTGAGATACTACTCAGGGCAAGGGACAACCCTGAATTATACCCTGACCTCATAGTGAGGGTCTGGGGATTCAGCGCCTACTTCAGGGACCTTCCAGAGGAGTACAGGGACCTCCTGGTGAGGAGGGCCCTCGAATACTCAGGGCATGGTGGTTACAGTGGATGA
- the rfbX gene encoding oligosaccharide flippase family protein: MRITSLLSNRDHRRVLDNIISLTGIQLVQYLLPLVTFPYLTRVLGPSNFGKVAFAVAFIAYFQLLTDYGFNFSATREISIHRDDPERVSRIYSSVMATKTLLLTVTFTAMLTLILLIDRFRSDYLLYIFTYGLVVGNLLFPAWFFQGVERMRYISILRIVSSLIYTALIFIIVRGPGDYLYVPLINSAGFIVVGLYSQRIVLREFGVNFMVPSLADIREQLLEGWHLFISTLAISLYTTSNRFILGLLVSSATLGYYAVAEDITRALQGLVSPISQAIYPYFSRIQRDDRERARYELRKMLVFMGALTFILSVALALLAPVIVGILAGPAYSESIPLLQVLVFIVFAVGVNNILGVQGLVSFGYKEKFTRIVIFAGVVHIGLLLGLVMLLGSMGAAVAVVTTEIIIGIIEYILLRRMGVL, from the coding sequence ATGAGGATAACATCACTTCTTTCAAACAGGGACCACAGGAGGGTCCTCGATAACATCATCTCACTCACAGGTATACAGCTGGTCCAGTACCTCCTCCCCCTCGTAACCTTCCCCTACCTCACCAGGGTCCTGGGCCCCTCAAACTTCGGTAAGGTCGCCTTCGCGGTTGCCTTTATAGCCTACTTCCAGTTATTAACGGACTATGGCTTCAACTTCTCAGCCACCAGGGAGATCTCAATACACCGCGATGACCCTGAAAGGGTTTCCAGGATCTACAGCTCGGTGATGGCAACCAAGACCCTCCTCCTCACGGTGACATTCACGGCGATGCTCACCCTGATCCTCCTCATCGACAGGTTCAGATCAGATTACCTCCTCTACATCTTCACCTACGGCCTCGTGGTTGGGAACCTCCTCTTCCCGGCCTGGTTCTTCCAGGGCGTTGAGAGGATGAGGTACATAAGCATCCTGAGGATAGTGAGCTCCCTCATCTACACAGCCCTCATCTTCATCATTGTGCGGGGACCCGGGGATTACCTCTACGTGCCCCTCATAAACTCAGCAGGATTCATAGTGGTGGGTTTATACAGTCAGAGGATAGTCCTCAGGGAATTCGGTGTGAACTTCATGGTTCCATCCCTGGCTGATATAAGGGAGCAGCTCCTTGAGGGCTGGCACCTCTTCATCTCAACCCTGGCCATAAGCCTCTACACCACATCCAACCGTTTCATACTGGGACTCCTTGTGAGCAGCGCGACCCTCGGATACTATGCCGTGGCAGAGGATATAACCAGGGCGCTCCAGGGACTCGTATCACCCATAAGTCAGGCCATCTACCCCTACTTCTCAAGGATCCAGAGGGATGACCGTGAAAGGGCCAGGTATGAGCTCAGGAAGATGCTGGTATTCATGGGGGCCCTGACCTTTATCCTCTCTGTTGCACTCGCCCTGCTTGCACCGGTCATCGTGGGGATACTTGCTGGTCCAGCCTACTCTGAGAGCATCCCCCTCCTCCAGGTACTGGTATTCATAGTCTTTGCTGTTGGTGTCAACAACATCCTGGGTGTCCAGGGACTGGTGTCCTTCGGCTACAAGGAGAAGTTCACGAGGATCGTCATATTTGCAGGTGTGGTGCATATCGGCCTACTCCTTGGCCTTGTCATGCTACTGGGATCAATGGGTGCCGCGGTTGCAGTTGTCACCACCGAAATAATTATTGGTATCATAGAGTATATCCTACTCAGAAGGATGGGAGTATTATGA
- a CDS encoding glycosyltransferase family 2 protein: protein MKVCAVVVTFNRKELLMDCLEALLKQKRPLDAIYIVDNASTDGTPGSLQEKGYIDDPDGSIKTIEDHGGNPVKTVYVRMKENTGGAGGFHEGIRRAHTEGYDWIWVMDDDVEPLDDTLEKLLRAAEKIPEDVSAVAPVRFFRGSLFNLETKTFDFRNPLKHFTYNVITEDDLNEEYFRVAAISFEGPLIRGDAIERIGYPDRDLFIIADDTDYAIRLQTYGPIYMISGDPPHQKGGWRWWIQLEGLLLSAEPGIP from the coding sequence ATGAAGGTATGTGCAGTTGTCGTCACATTCAACCGTAAGGAGTTACTCATGGATTGCCTGGAGGCCCTCCTAAAGCAGAAAAGACCCCTTGACGCCATCTACATAGTAGATAATGCCTCAACGGATGGCACACCAGGTTCACTGCAGGAGAAGGGATACATAGACGACCCTGATGGCTCCATAAAAACCATAGAGGATCATGGAGGAAACCCTGTTAAAACTGTTTACGTCCGCATGAAAGAGAATACAGGGGGAGCCGGGGGATTCCATGAAGGAATCAGGAGGGCACACACTGAGGGCTATGACTGGATATGGGTCATGGACGACGACGTTGAGCCACTGGATGACACCCTTGAGAAGCTTCTCAGAGCCGCTGAAAAAATCCCTGAAGACGTATCAGCAGTTGCGCCCGTCAGGTTCTTCAGGGGCTCACTCTTTAACCTCGAAACAAAAACCTTTGACTTCAGGAACCCGCTCAAACACTTCACATATAATGTTATAACTGAGGATGACCTTAATGAGGAATACTTCCGGGTGGCAGCCATATCCTTCGAGGGGCCCCTCATAAGGGGTGATGCCATTGAAAGGATAGGATACCCTGACAGGGACCTCTTCATAATCGCAGATGATACAGACTACGCCATAAGACTGCAGACCTATGGACCCATCTATATGATATCAGGGGACCCGCCTCATCAAAAAGGTGGCTGGAGATGGTGGATTCAGCTGGAAGGACTTCTATTATCTGCGGAACCTGGTATACCTTGA
- a CDS encoding metal-dependent hydrolase — protein MKLRTHITAAVVLFLLINILYPVTSIIRGALLAGVAGTLPDLLDYLTGRHRGIGHTLLILPPLLLYALKSPDNGIPLLAGITSHLIMDLFTVHGCPLLYPLKDTPYHCLQRKKRIRTGTAGEWALLSFLIAAMVVASLVSVGALDDAIHPQPRNSSREEQCRTMTVEIRVDADRDVNVTSYHTNGSESILVDFRDD, from the coding sequence GTGAAGTTAAGGACTCATATAACAGCTGCAGTGGTTCTGTTCCTCCTGATAAACATCCTCTACCCTGTAACCTCAATCATCAGAGGGGCCCTCCTCGCCGGAGTTGCAGGCACACTCCCGGACCTCCTGGATTACCTCACAGGGAGGCACAGGGGCATCGGACACACACTCCTTATTTTACCACCCCTTCTACTCTATGCACTGAAGAGTCCAGATAACGGGATCCCGCTCCTTGCTGGAATCACATCCCACCTGATCATGGACCTCTTCACAGTCCACGGATGCCCCCTGCTTTACCCCCTCAAGGACACACCCTACCACTGCCTCCAGAGGAAGAAGAGGATAAGGACCGGGACAGCCGGCGAGTGGGCCCTCCTATCATTCCTCATAGCCGCCATGGTGGTGGCATCCCTGGTATCGGTGGGCGCCCTTGACGATGCAATCCATCCACAGCCACGTAACAGCAGCAGGGAGGAACAGTGCAGGACCATGACAGTGGAGATCAGGGTTGATGCAGACAGGGACGTCAACGTGACATCCTACCACACCAATGGATCAGAGAGCATCCTCGTGGACTTCAGGGATGACTGA
- a CDS encoding alpha/beta fold hydrolase, with translation MKKVLMFIILVLVLPSGSHASDHDVFPRTVEGPAPVISESHGEGSGKYWIFRPAAQGRYPVVVLIHGWAATEPIFYMAWIGHLVGEGNIVVYPRYQNLHDTSSENFTGNAAAAVREALQRVDGEWNGELYLAGHSAGGLIAVNLAAREDIPDPEAVLAVQPGVSGNGSKLENLSGIPQDVLLVVMAGDSDTITGTADSYLIMRRTPQIPPERKMFLLVQSDRTLRADHLSPLAISEEFGVLVDNLDYSGYWKTLDILMKLAEENRTLTDVPWDELLDMGVWGDGTPFKRMKVIDVS, from the coding sequence ATGAAGAAAGTTTTAATGTTCATAATCCTTGTCCTGGTCCTCCCATCCGGGAGCCACGCATCGGACCATGACGTGTTCCCCCGGACCGTGGAGGGGCCCGCACCTGTGATCAGTGAGAGCCACGGGGAGGGTAGCGGTAAGTACTGGATATTCAGGCCGGCAGCCCAGGGGAGGTACCCGGTGGTTGTCCTCATCCATGGATGGGCCGCCACCGAACCCATATTCTACATGGCATGGATAGGGCACCTTGTGGGTGAGGGTAACATTGTGGTCTACCCCCGCTACCAGAACCTCCATGACACCTCATCAGAGAACTTCACAGGGAATGCTGCAGCCGCGGTCAGGGAGGCCCTCCAGAGGGTTGATGGTGAATGGAACGGTGAACTCTACCTTGCAGGGCACTCTGCAGGTGGACTGATAGCCGTTAACCTGGCTGCCAGGGAGGATATCCCTGACCCTGAGGCCGTCCTCGCAGTCCAGCCGGGTGTCTCAGGCAATGGCAGTAAACTCGAAAACCTCTCAGGGATCCCCCAGGATGTGCTCCTGGTGGTGATGGCGGGGGACTCAGACACCATCACCGGCACCGCCGACTCCTACCTGATAATGAGGAGGACACCCCAGATACCCCCTGAGAGGAAGATGTTCCTTCTTGTGCAGTCAGACAGGACCCTGAGGGCTGATCACCTCTCACCCCTGGCGATCTCAGAGGAATTCGGGGTCCTGGTGGACAACCTCGACTACAGCGGCTACTGGAAGACCCTGGACATCCTCATGAAGCTGGCAGAGGAGAACAGGACCCTCACGGATGTCCCGTGGGATGAACTCCTGGACATGGGGGTCTGGGGTGACGGGACACCCTTTAAGAGGATGAAGGTCATAGATGTGAGTTAA
- a CDS encoding sensor histidine kinase — protein sequence MEVSRSDILARKLSVLTSVAAMSLSVLVLLGWATGNPYLRGEVFGSPPSQPVTAAVFILIAASIIALSRGYRTPAILTGTFILTLYILTITAYLTGGVLPEYGSRFITSVLFIIYSLVLIMFALSRYTLPQVITFPAGIISYCVIAGYMAGLGVYGEYFLMALYTAIIHLLICTSLLSLYPERGVLAPINASFTGGYVVRLLLPVMVTGITILGITTLRIRSFLFPGFGEVFLMGMMVSLTIIALVMTADELRTLDRKGEAYRRELADSRRFFSEVVENLAEAVAVLDGDGEVVYRNAAMKELGITEFPDHEGDAPVPIGRMKVHERYYTGWMVPGPGGGAIVSLTDITDLIEAKRSLEDALGERDALLSEVHHRVKNNLQIIVSLLNIQAMGAGEETRRVLMDAQARVRAMAIIHETIYDSGDFSGVLMSSFITRLIERLITVFSAHGVRFNVDADVRLNLETAIPLGLFINEAVTNSIRHAFPGGEGTVEVTITSNDILHLTVADDGRGIGEAPEGTVGLSLMGALADQLDGEMEISSDHGTVVSLRFRELEYTRRF from the coding sequence ATGGAGGTGTCCCGTTCCGATATCCTTGCAAGAAAACTTTCTGTCCTAACTTCAGTGGCTGCAATGTCACTCTCAGTTCTGGTGCTCCTTGGGTGGGCCACGGGTAACCCCTACCTCAGGGGTGAGGTCTTCGGGTCCCCACCATCACAGCCAGTAACCGCCGCGGTCTTCATACTCATAGCAGCATCCATAATAGCCCTTTCAAGGGGCTACAGAACCCCCGCCATCCTGACAGGAACCTTCATCCTCACACTCTACATCCTCACCATCACAGCCTACCTCACCGGAGGCGTCCTCCCTGAATACGGTTCAAGGTTCATAACCTCAGTCCTCTTCATCATCTACTCCCTGGTGCTCATAATGTTCGCCCTGTCAAGGTACACTCTACCCCAGGTCATAACCTTCCCCGCCGGTATAATATCCTACTGTGTAATTGCAGGTTACATGGCCGGCCTGGGGGTCTATGGAGAGTACTTCCTCATGGCCCTCTACACAGCCATAATCCACCTACTCATCTGCACATCCCTCCTGAGCCTCTACCCTGAGAGGGGTGTCCTTGCACCAATAAATGCCTCCTTCACCGGTGGATACGTTGTGAGGCTACTGCTCCCTGTCATGGTCACAGGCATAACCATCCTCGGGATAACCACCCTAAGGATCAGGTCATTCCTGTTCCCGGGCTTCGGGGAGGTCTTCCTCATGGGCATGATGGTCTCCCTGACGATAATAGCCCTGGTGATGACTGCCGATGAACTTAGAACCCTCGACAGGAAGGGGGAGGCCTACAGAAGGGAACTGGCGGATTCAAGGCGCTTCTTCAGTGAGGTGGTCGAGAACCTGGCCGAAGCTGTGGCGGTCCTTGATGGGGACGGCGAGGTGGTCTACCGGAACGCGGCGATGAAGGAACTGGGTATCACCGAGTTCCCTGACCATGAAGGGGATGCGCCGGTCCCCATTGGCAGGATGAAGGTCCATGAAAGATATTACACAGGGTGGATGGTCCCGGGGCCAGGGGGCGGGGCCATCGTCTCACTGACAGATATAACGGACCTCATTGAGGCCAAGAGGTCCCTTGAGGACGCCCTCGGTGAGAGGGATGCCCTCCTCAGTGAGGTCCACCACAGGGTCAAGAACAACCTCCAGATCATAGTGAGTCTCCTCAACATCCAGGCGATGGGTGCAGGTGAGGAGACCAGGAGGGTCCTCATGGATGCCCAGGCCCGTGTCAGGGCCATGGCCATAATCCATGAGACCATCTATGACAGCGGTGACTTCTCAGGTGTTCTCATGTCCTCCTTCATAACCAGGCTCATAGAGCGCCTCATAACCGTTTTCTCTGCCCATGGGGTGCGCTTCAATGTGGACGCCGATGTCCGCCTGAACCTTGAAACAGCCATACCACTGGGCCTCTTCATCAATGAGGCCGTCACCAACTCCATAAGGCACGCCTTCCCTGGGGGTGAGGGCACGGTTGAGGTGACCATCACCTCAAATGACATCCTTCACCTCACGGTGGCGGATGATGGGAGGGGTATCGGGGAAGCGCCGGAGGGTACCGTGGGACTATCACTCATGGGTGCCCTTGCAGATCAGCTTGATGGGGAGATGGAGATAAGCTCGGATCACGGTACAGTGGTCTCCCTCAGGTTCAGGGAGCTGGAATACACGCGCAGATTTTAG